The Pedobacter frigiditerrae genomic sequence CATAACCAGCATCACATCTTTCTTTTGCAGCACGAGAAGCCACATCACGTGGAACCAAGTTACCAAAAGCAGGGTAACGGCGCTCTAAATAATAATCTCTTTCATCTTCAGGAATTTCTGAAGCTTTACGCGTATCATCTTTCTTTTTAGGAACCCAAATACGTCCATCGTTACGTAACGACTCAGACATTAAGGTTAATTTAGATTGATGATCTCCAGAAACTGGAATACAAGTTGGGTGAATTTGAGTATAACAAGGATTTGCAAAAAATGCTCCTTGTTTGTTCGCTTTCCAAGCAGCAGTTACGTTACTTCCCATTGCATTGGTAGAAAGATAGAATACGTTTCCGTAACCACCTGTTCCTAAAACCACAGCATGACCAAAGTGACGTTCTAATTCTCCAGTAATTAAATTACGAGCAATGATACCACGAGCTTTACCATCAATTTTAACAACTTCAAGCATTTCATGGCGAGTAAACATTTCTACTTTACCCATTCCAATTTGACGCTCTAAAGCAGAATATGCACCTAACAATAACTGTTGACCAGTTTGACCAGCTGCGTAAAAAGTTCTTTGAACTTGTGTACCACCAAATGAACGATTATCTAACAAACCGCCATATTCGCGAGCCAAAGGAACACCTTGAGCCACACATTGATCGATGATGTTTGCACTAACCTCGGCTAAACGATGAACGTTTGCTTCACGAGCACGATAATCTCCACCTTTAATGGTATCATAAAATAAACGATAAGTACTATCGCCATCATTTTGATAATTTTTTGCGGCATTGATACCTCCTTGAGCAGCGATAGAGTGCGCTCTACGTGGTGAATCTTGGAAACAAAAGCATTTCACTTTGTAACCCATTTCTGCCAAAGTTGCAGCTGCTGATGCTCCGGCTAAACCAGAACCAACTACAATTATTTCTAAACTTCTTTTGTTAGAAGGGTTAACCAAAGGCACAGACGATTTAAATTTCGTCCATTTAGTGGTTAATTCTCCTTCTGGTATATTTGAATTTATTGCTGACATTATATTTTAGCTTTATTCGTTCAAAATTATTTATAGACCCCAACCAAAATAAATTGCAATTGGCATTAAGGCAAAAAGCAAAGGAATGATGATAGAGAAAGCAACACCCAAAGATTTAATGATAGGTGTGTATTTTTTGTGGTTCCAACCCATGGTTTGAAACGTTGATGCAAAACCATGTAATAAATGATAGGCTAAGGAAATCATGGCCAAAACGTATAAAATTACACGCCACGGTTCTCTGAATTTAACAAACATGACTGCATATAAATCTTCGTGTCCAGCAGCGTCTAGTGGTGTTCCACCATTAAATTCTTCAATTCCACTAAAACGAGAAACCCACCAGAAATCTGTTAAGTGAACAATTAGGAAAATTAACAACAAAGTACCTAACAAACCCATTGAACGAGAATACCATTTACTATTAGCATTACCATCGTTATAGGCATATTTTACAGGCCTTGCAGCTTGATTTTCGAATGTTAATCTCGCACCCTGTATAATGTGCAACAACAACCCTAACATTAAAACAACCTCCATCGCTCTAATGATCCAATTGGTTGCCATAAAATGAGCGCCTTCGTTGAACAACACTCCCGTTTTGTCAAAAAACACAAAACAGTTCAAGAAACAATGCACAAGTAAAAAAGAGATTAGAAAAAGACCTGTTAGGCCCATTATTAGTTTTTTTCCTATTGACGAGGAAAAAGCATTTGCG encodes the following:
- a CDS encoding fumarate reductase/succinate dehydrogenase flavoprotein subunit; the protein is MSAINSNIPEGELTTKWTKFKSSVPLVNPSNKRSLEIIVVGSGLAGASAAATLAEMGYKVKCFCFQDSPRRAHSIAAQGGINAAKNYQNDGDSTYRLFYDTIKGGDYRAREANVHRLAEVSANIIDQCVAQGVPLAREYGGLLDNRSFGGTQVQRTFYAAGQTGQQLLLGAYSALERQIGMGKVEMFTRHEMLEVVKIDGKARGIIARNLITGELERHFGHAVVLGTGGYGNVFYLSTNAMGSNVTAAWKANKQGAFFANPCYTQIHPTCIPVSGDHQSKLTLMSESLRNDGRIWVPKKKDDTRKASEIPEDERDYYLERRYPAFGNLVPRDVASRAAKERCDAGYGVGASKLAVYLDFKANTERYGKIEAAKAGIQNPDKETCMRLGTAVVKEKYGNLFDMYAQITGENPYETPMRIYPAVHYTMGGLWVDYNLMTTVPGLYCTGEANFSDHGANRLGASALMQGLADGYFVLPYTIGQYLSKEISVKAIPTDHPAFAEAEAKAKGILDTLIGIKGTKSVDHFHKKLGLIMWDKCGMARNAEGLKSAIAEIQQLKKDFWSDVRVPGSADEYNPELEKAGRVADFIELGELMCIDALNRNESCGGHFREEYQTEEGEALRDDEGYAYVAAWENKGDGNFELHKEELKFENIKIAQRSYK
- a CDS encoding succinate dehydrogenase cytochrome b subunit, whose amino-acid sequence is MGSIANAFSSSIGKKLIMGLTGLFLISFLLVHCFLNCFVFFDKTGVLFNEGAHFMATNWIIRAMEVVLMLGLLLHIIQGARLTFENQAARPVKYAYNDGNANSKWYSRSMGLLGTLLLIFLIVHLTDFWWVSRFSGIEEFNGGTPLDAAGHEDLYAVMFVKFREPWRVILYVLAMISLAYHLLHGFASTFQTMGWNHKKYTPIIKSLGVAFSIIIPLLFALMPIAIYFGWGL